AGGACGACCCGCGCAACGCCGCCACCATCGCCGACAACGTCGGGGACAACGTGGGCGACTGCGCCGGGATGGCGGCCGACCTCTTCGAGTCCTACGCGGTGACCCTGGTCGCCGCGCTGATCCTTGGCAGCGCCGCCTTCGGCGCGACCGGCGCGGGCCTGACCTTCCCGCTGATCATCCCGGCGATCGGCGTGATCACAGCGGTGATCGGGATCTACATCACCAGGGCCAGGGCAGGCGAAGGCGGGCTCACCACGATCAACCGCTCGTTCTACATCTCCGCGGTGATTTCCGCGGTGCTCTCGGCCATCGCGGCCTTCGTGTTCCTGCCGGACTCCTTCGCCGAGGCCACCGGCAGCCCGGCGGTAATCGCCACCGTCTCGGTGATCATCGGCATCGTGCTGGCCGGGGTCATCCTCTGGCTCACCGGCTACTACACCGGCACCGAGCACAAGCCGGTCAAGGACGTCGGCAAGAGCTCGGAGACCGGTCCGGCCACGGTGATCCTGTCCGGGATCTCGGTGGGCTTCGAGTCCGCCGTGTACACCGCGCTGGTGGTCGGTGCCGCGGTCTTCGGCGCCTACCTGATCGGCGGCAGCGTCGCGCTGTTCGCGGTGGCGCTGGCCGGAACCGGCCTGCTCACCACGGTCGGCGTGATCGTCGCGATGGACACCTTCGGCCCGGTCTCGGACAACGCGCAGGGCATCGCCGAGATGTCCGGCGACCTGGAAGAGGGCGAGGGCGTGCAGATCCTCACCGAGCTGGACGCCGTCGGCAACACCACCAAGGCGATCACCAAGGGCATCGCGATCTCCACCGCGGTACTCGCCGCGACCGCGCTGTTCGGCTCCTACTCCGAGTCGATCCTGACTAAGCTGGAAGAACTCGGCCTGGACATCAGCGCCTCCGACCTGTTCCTGGACCGGGTCGTCAGCCCGAACACGCTGATCGGTGTGATGATCGGTGCGGCCGTGGTGTTCCTGTTCTCCGGGCTCGCGGTGAACGCGGTCTCCCGCGCGGCCGGTGCCGTGGTGTACGAGGTGCGCAGGCAGTTCCGGGAGATCGCCGGGATCATGGAGGGCACCACCCGCCCCGAGTACGGCAAGGTGGTCGACCTGGTCACCAGGGACTCGTTGCGTGAATTGACCACGCCGGGCCTGCTGGCGATCTTGGCGCCGATCGCGGTCGGCTTCGGCCTCGGCACCGGTGCGCTGGCCGGTTATCTCGGCGGGGCCATCGCGGCGGGCATGCTGATGGCGGTGTTCCTCGCCAACTCCGGTGGCGCATGGGACAACGCGAAGAAGCTGGTCGAGGACGGCCACCACGGTGGCAAGAACTCCGAGGCCCACGCGGCCACCGTGATCGGGGACACCGTGGGTGATCCGTTCAAGGACACCGCCGGTCCGGCGATCAACCCGCTGATCAAGGTGATGAACCTGGTCTCGCTGCTGATCGCCCCCGCCGTGGTGACCCTCTCGGTCGGACCGGACGCCTCGGACCCGCTGCGCATCGCGATCGCGGTGGTCGCCGCGCTGATCATCGCGGTGGCGATCGTGGTGTCCAAGCGTCGCGGCAACGCGATCGCCGACACCCCGAGCAACGCGGAGGCGGCCAACGCCTCCTGACCCTGGAACGGACTCGGGCCCGTCGCGTGCCGGCACGCGACGGGCCCGAGGCTTTCCCCGCCGGGTAGCGTCCGGTATGGCATACCCGAGCCCCGCGGAGGAGCACCGACCATGAGGTATCGCGTCGGGTCGCTGGCGGCCTGCCTGGCTATCCTGCTGACCGGATGTTCCAACGAGGAAGGCGGGCAGCCCCCGACCGGCTCGTCCGCACCGAGCACGACCGGCAGTGCGACCACCAGCACGACCACCCCGGCGCCCAGCACCGGCGCTGACCCGAACGGCGGGGCCGCACCCGAGGACGAGAGCAACGCCGCCGATCCGGCCAATGTCGCGTGGATGAACGACTTCTGCGGCGCACTGACCGAGTTCGCCGCTCTCTCCGGCGCGCAGGCCCCGGAGATCGCCCCTGGCGATATCGCCGCGGCCAGGCGCGCCTTCAGCGAGCTGCTCGGCCGGTTCGACGGCGCGCTCGGCACGGCCGTAACCGATCTGCGGGCGTTGCGGCCCTCCCCGGTGCCGGAGGGCGAGGCCGAGAAGCAGGAGCTGCTGAAGCGGCTCGGTCCGGTGCGCAAGCAGATCGCCGACGCCAAGAGCAAGCTGGACGCGGCCAAGGGCGACGATCAGCAGGCCCTGATCGGCGCGGTGGGCAGTGTCCAGGAGGCGAGCACGACGCTGGCCGAGATCGGCAACCCGGTCGGGCGGATGGACGGAATTCCCGCACTCCGGGAAGCGGGCGGGCAGGCCCCGAACTGCGCTGACTTACAAAAGTAACTCTCCGCAATGAGCGTGCTACCGGTTGGGTAGCACGCGACTTGCGAACCTTGCTGAGATCGGTACCGTCAACACGGCTGTGCTTACGGTGCGTAAAGGAGGTGTCGGCGTGCGGCCGCGGAGTCCCGGGTTGGCGGCGGTACTGGCGGCGGGGCTGTGCCTGGTCCTCACCGGATGCGGCCAGCAACCACCGCAGGCCGCGCCCGCTGGCAGCGCGCAGGCGCCGCGCCCCACTCCCAGCAGCACCACGGCCGCGCCCGGCCAGGATCGGTTGCACCGGCAACGCGCCACGACCGAGTGGGTCGACGGCTACTGCACCGCGGTGAGCGCGCTGGTGGACTCGATGTCCTCGATCCCGGAGATCGATCCGAGTACCCCGCGAAAGGCCTCCCGGACCTCCAGCGAGCTGCTCGGCGTGGTGATCGGCGGGCTGGACCGCACCCTGCGCAACCTGGACGACCTCGAGCCGTCGCCGGTACCGGTCGGGGACATGGTGAAAGGCCGGGCGGTCGCCGACTACACCCGCATCCGGGAACGGGCGGTCAGCGCCAAGGAGCAGTTGGACGCCGCCGTCCGGGACGACACCCGGCGCGCCGCGATCGACGCCGTCGACGGGCCGCTGGAGGACCTCGGCAAGGTCAACCTGCTCGAGGGCATCGGCTCCACGCCGGAACTGGCCGCCGCGAGCAAGCGGGCGGTCACCTGCCGCAAGCTCACCGAGCAGGACCCGAGCCCGAGCCTCGGCCCGGCATAGGGGCCTGGTCGGGGGATCCGCGGCTCCCCCGACCGGCCGCGCTACAGCCGCTGCCTGGCGTAGGCGGCGATCGCCTCGTTCAGGTACGCGGCCAGGCCCGGCGCGGTCTCGTCGATGCCGGCGGTGAACCGCTCGTCATCGACGTACAGCCGGCCGAGGCCGGGGTAGGACTCCCGGTCCGGCGTCCAGAAGTGGCAGATCCACCGGTAGTGCGCATCGGTGGCCTCGATGGCACGGGGATCGTCGGCAGGCACACCGTCGCGCATCAGCTCCGCGAGCCTGGCCGAGGCCTCGGCTCCTTCCTGCTGCACGGCCTGCCACTTCTCCTCCGACCAGCCCTTGACCCGCTCGTGCGACTCGCGCGCCGTGCCGCCCCAGCGCCGCTCCGCCTCCTCGGCGTAGCGTTCGGCCTGCTCGGAGTCCCGTGCGAAGCCCCGGTACAGGTTTTCCGCGTTCATGTCTTTCCCTCCCTCCAGTTTCTCGATGGTGTGCCGCACGGTCGTCGCCAGCCGGTCGAACCGGTCCCGCTCGGCCAGCAGCCACTCGTGGTGCAACCGCAGCGCCGCCAGCTGGTCGGCCTGCCGGTCGAGAATGTCCCCGATCGTGTCCAGCCCGAGTCCCAGCTCTCGCAGCACCCGGATCTGCTGCAGCCGCAGCAACTGCTCCCGCTCGTAGTAGCGGTAGCCGTTGCCGCCGACATAGGCCGGCGTGAGCAGGCCGATCTCGTCGTAGTGCCGCAACGTCCTCGATGTCACCTTGGCCATCCGCGCGACCTGCACGATCGAGTAAGCCATGCCGCCCTCCGTGCGCCTGAGCCTTCCGGCTCACCTCGGCTACGCTAGAGCTTGACGTTACGTCAACTTCAAACCAGTTTTGTCGTACGTCACGGCTATGCTGCCTCGAACGGGTGTTCTATCCTCTGTGTGTGGACCAGATCTCGTTCTTCTCCGCCGAGGCCCGCGGCCCGCGAGCCGGGGATCTCGCCGGCGTGCTGTGCGGTCACGGGCAGGTCGTGAGCTTCGGTCGCACCGCGGCCCGGCTCTCGGTCGAGCTGGCGGAGGGCCTGCGGGCGCGGGCGCTGGCCATGGAATGCGGGCGGCGCGGGGTGACCGCCGAGGTGACCAGCTCGGCGGAGGGGCAGCCGCTGGTCCGGACCCCGTTCCGGGTCGACCTGCTGCCGCTGGCCGACGACTGGTGTCCCGGCGCGGGCAAGGAGGTGCCGCGGCGCTTCCTGCTGGACGGTCCCACCCTGCGGATGTGGGTGCTGGCCTGCGGGATCCCGACCGAACGCGGGTATCTGCTCCCGCTCGACCCGGACGCGCCGGACACCCATGACCCGCTCACCGCGGCCCTGGGCACCATCGGACTGCCCGCCCAGCGGGTCGGCCCCAAGGCGGGCGGTCCCGCCCTGCGCGTCACCGGCAAGCGCCGGCTGGCCACCCTCGAGGAACTGGTCGGCCGCCCACCCGCGGGTGCCGAACCCCTCTGGCCTTCCCCGCGCCCCCTGCGCCAGGCCAGCTGAGCGGGCTCAGGAGGGGAGGTGGCAGTCGGGGCGGGTCAGGTCCAGCCTGCTGCCCGCGATCAGGCAGCCGTAGAAGCGATAGGTCTGCTGCCCGTAGTTGGTTCCGGGCCGGACGGTGACGTTGCCCTGTTCGTCCACCTCGCACGGGTTGTTCAGGGTGCAACGCCTGCCGTCCTCGTTGCCGGTGTTGTTCACCCCCACGACCTCGCCGCTGTCCCGGTCGACGATCGGCGAGCCGGAGGTGCCGCCGATGGTGTCGCACCGCGAGGTGTAGCGGATCGAGTCCCGCCAGGTCCAGCCGGCCTCGCGCAGCTCGTGCACGAACCCGTCCACGGTGCAGGAGTAGATCCGCTTCCAGTACCCGGACACCACGCTGATCGGGCTGCCCTCGTCCGTCCTGGCCGAGGCGAGCACCAACGGCCGCATCCCGTAGGCGCGCTCCAGCTCGGCATAGCTGCGGCGCAGCCGGTACAGCGCCACATCGGTCTCGGTCATGGTCGCGTACAGCAGCCTGCTGGCCCGCAGCGTGCCCAGC
The sequence above is drawn from the Amycolatopsis aidingensis genome and encodes:
- a CDS encoding sodium-translocating pyrophosphatase — protein: MSRHFLAAGSAELSGGDYGIVAVVAVVALAALVIGYLLLKEVLAAGQGTPKMQEIAKAVQEGAAAYLNRQRKTLAIFGVVVFLLLLVLPAEDWSERIGRSLFFLVGAVFSFAIGYLGMWLATRANLRVAAAAREGNGAREKAMRIAFRTGGVVGMITVGLGLFGAAVVVLVYAGQAPKVLEGFGFGAALIAMFMRVGGGIFTKAADVGADLVGKVEQNIPEDDPRNAATIADNVGDNVGDCAGMAADLFESYAVTLVAALILGSAAFGATGAGLTFPLIIPAIGVITAVIGIYITRARAGEGGLTTINRSFYISAVISAVLSAIAAFVFLPDSFAEATGSPAVIATVSVIIGIVLAGVILWLTGYYTGTEHKPVKDVGKSSETGPATVILSGISVGFESAVYTALVVGAAVFGAYLIGGSVALFAVALAGTGLLTTVGVIVAMDTFGPVSDNAQGIAEMSGDLEEGEGVQILTELDAVGNTTKAITKGIAISTAVLAATALFGSYSESILTKLEELGLDISASDLFLDRVVSPNTLIGVMIGAAVVFLFSGLAVNAVSRAAGAVVYEVRRQFREIAGIMEGTTRPEYGKVVDLVTRDSLRELTTPGLLAILAPIAVGFGLGTGALAGYLGGAIAAGMLMAVFLANSGGAWDNAKKLVEDGHHGGKNSEAHAATVIGDTVGDPFKDTAGPAINPLIKVMNLVSLLIAPAVVTLSVGPDASDPLRIAIAVVAALIIAVAIVVSKRRGNAIADTPSNAEAANAS
- a CDS encoding S1 family peptidase; this translates as MNRRLLTALRTALLPALLGTLLVAPSTAAGAQTVRADVDFRATVALSNCSGSVVRLAGAAPEDPALVLSNGHCLQAGFPEPGEVIVDRPSQRQFRLLTADGRGELGTLRASRLLYATMTETDVALYRLRRSYAELERAYGMRPLVLASARTDEGSPISVVSGYWKRIYSCTVDGFVHELREAGWTWRDSIRYTSRCDTIGGTSGSPIVDRDSGEVVGVNNTGNEDGRRCTLNNPCEVDEQGNVTVRPGTNYGQQTYRFYGCLIAGSRLDLTRPDCHLPS
- a CDS encoding MerR family transcriptional regulator, whose protein sequence is MAYSIVQVARMAKVTSRTLRHYDEIGLLTPAYVGGNGYRYYEREQLLRLQQIRVLRELGLGLDTIGDILDRQADQLAALRLHHEWLLAERDRFDRLATTVRHTIEKLEGGKDMNAENLYRGFARDSEQAERYAEEAERRWGGTARESHERVKGWSEEKWQAVQQEGAEASARLAELMRDGVPADDPRAIEATDAHYRWICHFWTPDRESYPGLGRLYVDDERFTAGIDETAPGLAAYLNEAIAAYARQRL